One stretch of Hymenobacter chitinivorans DSM 11115 DNA includes these proteins:
- a CDS encoding HNH endonuclease — MPRRRNKLSHWPPAANSVAHSERRCELCEREVRVVSRHHLVPREEGGRHGPTVALCQPCHSTVHLLLSNRELARRYSTVEALQQAPELQKYLHWIRRSRVEHIANRRRRA; from the coding sequence ATGCCGCGCCGGCGAAATAAACTCAGTCATTGGCCGCCGGCCGCCAATTCGGTAGCGCATTCGGAGCGACGCTGTGAGCTCTGCGAGCGGGAAGTGCGGGTCGTGTCGCGCCACCATTTGGTACCCCGGGAGGAAGGCGGCCGCCACGGTCCCACCGTGGCCTTGTGCCAGCCCTGCCACAGTACCGTGCACTTGCTGCTCAGCAACCGGGAGCTGGCCCGCCGCTACTCAACCGTGGAAGCCCTGCAGCAGGCGCCCGAACTGCAGAAGTACCTGCACTGGATTCGTCGCAGCCGGGTTGAGCACATTGCCAACCGCCGGCGCCGGGCGTAG
- a CDS encoding DUF6687 family protein: MSYQFVPFARLRQQPTIVVDSTANGAALVLAHWRGAPTPAALRDDTSAGSVLRALHQPGTPGLQAPAVTANHFDVDGFVGVWSLLHPALALRHEALLRLTARLGDFREADGPAALADHALQLVCWLNAEEKGRFYPPFGAPRLRRREDEACVEKFEWFLPRFADLLQNPERGRAAWEPEYERVQRAMTVMRSSATRLTRYPEIGLVVVRTPEPLPYYALFGPTTGADIVLSIYDGQRYELEYKYTTWVDLESRPTLPRLPLNGLAAELNAREAAPQRWTFDGITDTGPLLRLAGHTLRKEERYADPDQRPIFASSIPENELEQAVVQFFRRGYAALQPRRYWTWAEIRAASQPGSVG; encoded by the coding sequence ATGTCTTACCAGTTTGTACCCTTTGCCCGGCTGCGGCAGCAACCCACAATTGTAGTCGATAGCACGGCCAATGGGGCGGCCTTGGTGCTGGCTCACTGGCGCGGGGCGCCCACGCCGGCGGCCCTGCGCGACGATACCAGCGCCGGCTCGGTGCTACGGGCCCTGCACCAGCCCGGTACTCCCGGCTTGCAGGCCCCGGCCGTCACGGCCAATCATTTCGACGTGGATGGCTTTGTCGGGGTCTGGAGCTTGCTGCACCCCGCGCTGGCCCTGCGGCACGAAGCCTTGCTGCGGCTCACGGCCCGTCTCGGCGACTTCCGGGAAGCGGACGGCCCCGCCGCCCTGGCCGACCACGCCCTGCAGCTGGTGTGCTGGCTAAATGCCGAGGAAAAAGGACGGTTTTATCCGCCTTTCGGGGCGCCCCGGCTGCGCCGCCGCGAGGATGAGGCCTGCGTGGAAAAGTTCGAGTGGTTTCTGCCCCGCTTCGCCGACTTGCTGCAAAACCCGGAGCGCGGGCGGGCGGCCTGGGAACCGGAGTATGAGCGGGTACAGCGGGCTATGACAGTTATGCGCAGTTCGGCCACGCGGCTTACCCGCTACCCCGAAATCGGGCTGGTGGTGGTGCGCACCCCAGAGCCGCTGCCGTATTACGCCTTGTTTGGCCCCACGACGGGCGCCGACATCGTGCTGAGCATCTACGACGGGCAGCGCTACGAGCTGGAGTACAAGTACACGACCTGGGTTGACCTGGAGTCGCGGCCGACGCTGCCGCGTCTGCCGCTGAACGGGCTGGCCGCCGAGCTCAACGCCCGGGAAGCTGCCCCGCAGCGCTGGACCTTCGACGGGATTACCGACACCGGACCGTTGCTGCGCCTGGCCGGCCACACCCTCCGGAAAGAGGAGCGCTACGCCGACCCCGACCAGCGGCCTATTTTCGCCTCCTCTATTCCTGAAAACGAGCTGGAGCAGGCCGTGGTGCAATTTTTTCGCCGGGGCTACGCCGCTCTTCAGCCCCGGCGCTACTGGACCTGGGCCGAAATAAGGGCCGCCAGCCAACCCGGTAGCGTCGGGTAG
- a CDS encoding AAA family ATPase, with the protein MKILRVRFYNLNSLRGQHEVDFAASPLSDAGLFAITGPTGAGKTTILDAITLALYGQVPRHDGSGPEQVMSHGTGESWAEVEFQVNEKRYRAKWGQYRSRKKADGKLQPPTMELSEYQEPKNTDEEAQWPFLETYKSKVPGRVAELSGLEYRQFLRSVLLAQGEFTKFLKSSPGERAQLLEKITDTRKYSDISRAAFDKAKQEAQQVDVLRAGLAGVTLLSAEEVAELETEVAGFKAQLTTATAEQQRLTEAQLWLRRLAELTARQQHGQQRLLSLAQEAEALSPIRQRVSRHEQALPFRTPWALLQQADTLIQRLQREAEQLKIELPRLQEQFDQAHHARQQAQRRRDEATETQQQQEPKLREAERLDTVVQLEEAALLKAKLEYDQNNEQCKQLKASAEQAAGRLRELQAQLKEIGKWLAVNANVSELAELLPELSANIQDWEHLNAELGQLRQRLHELRQRQQQATAAAAQHEQAAAQAQQQLTGLTQQQQQATADRNQWLRRLRHQVAALQKDQEAQQQHHDDLRRSLQMQQLVLSHEGTRELLVAGEPCPVCGATEHPYLAGVLGISSDSVQRDAQREEELGQRVRALGTRFNRLNTYVTMLEQTQGDAALGLDGPIQLLPESEESTVGEQVRGLVKQLQELERQRSSIELQLAQAGSQHAHAAQQQQAYAQDADKLSQQLRDAEERVPTVRGVIASLLLNFGLEFTDLNGRALMKLASDRAAEFSQKQQEQHRAQQELAGISATFEKTEEEKERLQGWLRTRKQELLDQHAAIQQRKQQRHELFAGTNVAAALRSLAAAVEDATKQVEQTAETQKNRETALQVATESLRKSEQEAQRQRQEHEQQHAALVADLQTAGLAPDPAALTTLLLPDTEVRRLADQLQTHEQAVATTQQNLTEAAQQFQQEQQRNLTAEPAETVGEQLQSLNEQLAQLNQQLGQRQQRLLDHHRGLERHAALAQQLEKQQQEARRWRQLAELIGSADGKKFSEFAQGLTLARLVDLANRHLHRLTDRYRITRNPAEHLDLLIVDEYQAGNSRSMNSLSGGESFLVSLALALGLSELAGRKTQIDTLFIDEGFGTLDPDTLEVALSALETLQGTGKTIGIISHVEALKERVSTQINVRKGAGGVSSLRVVGFGVETE; encoded by the coding sequence ATGAAGATTCTCCGCGTCCGTTTTTACAACCTGAACTCCCTGCGCGGGCAGCACGAAGTCGACTTTGCGGCCTCGCCCCTGTCGGATGCGGGCTTGTTTGCCATTACCGGCCCCACCGGCGCGGGCAAAACTACCATTCTGGACGCCATTACCCTGGCCCTCTACGGCCAGGTGCCCCGCCACGACGGCAGCGGCCCCGAGCAAGTCATGAGCCACGGCACGGGGGAAAGCTGGGCCGAAGTGGAGTTTCAGGTGAACGAGAAGCGCTACCGGGCCAAGTGGGGCCAGTACCGCTCCCGCAAGAAGGCCGACGGCAAGCTCCAGCCGCCGACGATGGAGCTGAGCGAGTACCAAGAACCCAAAAATACCGACGAGGAAGCCCAGTGGCCGTTTCTGGAGACGTATAAGTCGAAAGTGCCGGGGCGGGTGGCCGAGCTCAGCGGCCTGGAGTACCGGCAGTTTCTGCGCTCAGTGCTGCTGGCTCAGGGCGAGTTTACCAAGTTCCTGAAGTCGAGCCCCGGGGAGCGGGCCCAGCTGCTGGAAAAGATTACCGACACCCGCAAGTACTCCGATATTTCACGGGCCGCCTTCGACAAGGCCAAGCAGGAAGCCCAGCAGGTCGACGTATTACGCGCTGGCCTGGCCGGCGTGACTTTGCTCAGCGCCGAGGAAGTAGCCGAGCTGGAAACGGAAGTCGCCGGCTTTAAAGCCCAGCTGACCACCGCCACGGCCGAGCAGCAGCGCCTCACGGAAGCTCAACTATGGCTGCGGCGCCTGGCCGAACTTACCGCCCGCCAGCAGCACGGCCAGCAACGGCTCCTGTCCTTGGCTCAGGAAGCCGAGGCATTGTCGCCGATTCGGCAGCGGGTGAGCCGGCACGAGCAGGCCCTGCCCTTCCGCACGCCCTGGGCCCTGCTCCAGCAGGCCGATACCCTGATTCAGCGCCTGCAGCGCGAGGCCGAGCAGCTCAAAATCGAGCTTCCCCGCCTGCAGGAGCAGTTCGACCAAGCCCACCACGCCCGGCAGCAAGCCCAGCGCCGCCGCGACGAGGCCACCGAAACCCAGCAGCAGCAGGAACCCAAGCTGCGCGAAGCCGAGCGGCTCGACACCGTAGTGCAGCTCGAAGAAGCGGCTTTGCTTAAGGCCAAGCTGGAGTACGACCAGAACAACGAGCAGTGCAAGCAGCTCAAGGCCAGCGCCGAGCAGGCCGCGGGCCGCCTGCGTGAGCTGCAGGCCCAACTCAAGGAAATTGGGAAGTGGCTGGCAGTGAATGCCAACGTGAGTGAGCTGGCCGAGCTGCTGCCCGAGCTGTCGGCCAACATCCAGGACTGGGAGCACCTCAACGCCGAGCTGGGCCAATTGCGCCAACGCCTGCACGAGCTACGCCAGCGCCAGCAGCAGGCCACGGCCGCCGCAGCCCAGCACGAGCAGGCCGCCGCCCAGGCCCAGCAGCAGCTCACCGGCCTCACCCAGCAGCAGCAGCAGGCCACCGCCGACCGGAACCAATGGCTGCGCCGCCTGCGCCACCAGGTAGCGGCCCTGCAGAAAGATCAGGAAGCCCAGCAGCAGCACCACGACGATTTACGCCGCAGCCTGCAGATGCAGCAGCTGGTGTTGTCGCACGAGGGCACCCGGGAACTGCTGGTGGCCGGGGAGCCGTGCCCGGTGTGCGGGGCCACGGAGCACCCGTATCTGGCCGGCGTGCTGGGTATCAGCTCCGACTCGGTGCAGCGCGACGCCCAGCGCGAGGAAGAGCTGGGCCAGCGCGTACGGGCCCTGGGCACCCGCTTCAACCGCCTGAATACTTACGTGACGATGCTGGAACAGACCCAAGGCGACGCCGCGCTAGGGTTGGATGGGCCTATTCAGCTGTTGCCCGAAAGTGAGGAAAGCACCGTCGGGGAACAGGTGCGCGGCTTGGTCAAGCAGCTGCAGGAGCTGGAGCGGCAGCGGAGCAGCATCGAGCTGCAGCTGGCCCAGGCCGGCAGTCAGCACGCCCACGCCGCCCAGCAGCAGCAGGCCTACGCCCAGGACGCCGACAAGCTCAGCCAGCAGCTGCGCGACGCCGAGGAGCGGGTGCCCACCGTGCGCGGCGTCATTGCCAGCCTGCTGCTCAACTTCGGTCTCGAATTCACCGACCTCAACGGTCGGGCCCTGATGAAGCTAGCCAGTGACCGGGCCGCCGAATTCAGCCAGAAACAGCAGGAACAGCACCGCGCCCAACAGGAATTGGCTGGCATCAGCGCCACGTTTGAGAAAACCGAGGAGGAAAAAGAGCGGCTGCAAGGCTGGCTGCGCACCCGCAAGCAGGAATTGCTGGACCAGCACGCCGCCATTCAGCAGCGGAAGCAGCAGCGCCACGAGCTGTTTGCCGGCACCAACGTGGCGGCCGCCCTGCGCAGCCTGGCCGCCGCCGTGGAGGATGCTACCAAACAAGTAGAACAGACGGCGGAAACGCAGAAAAACCGCGAAACAGCCTTGCAGGTAGCCACCGAAAGTCTGCGCAAGAGCGAGCAGGAAGCCCAGCGCCAGCGCCAGGAGCACGAGCAGCAGCACGCCGCCCTGGTAGCCGATTTGCAAACCGCCGGCCTGGCCCCCGACCCCGCCGCCCTGACCACCCTGCTGCTGCCCGATACGGAAGTACGCCGCCTGGCCGACCAGCTCCAGACCCACGAGCAGGCCGTGGCCACCACCCAGCAAAACCTAACCGAAGCGGCCCAGCAGTTTCAGCAGGAGCAGCAGCGCAACCTAACCGCCGAGCCCGCCGAAACCGTTGGGGAACAGCTGCAAAGCCTGAATGAGCAGCTGGCCCAGCTCAACCAGCAGCTCGGGCAGCGGCAGCAGCGCCTGCTCGACCACCACCGCGGCCTGGAGCGCCACGCGGCCCTGGCTCAGCAGCTCGAAAAGCAGCAGCAGGAAGCCCGGCGCTGGCGGCAGCTGGCCGAGCTTATTGGCTCGGCCGATGGCAAGAAGTTCAGCGAGTTTGCCCAGGGCCTGACCCTGGCCCGCCTCGTGGACCTAGCCAACCGCCACCTGCACCGCCTCACCGACCGGTACCGCATCACCCGCAACCCCGCCGAGCACCTTGATTTGCTGATTGTGGACGAATACCAGGCCGGCAACAGCCGCTCGATGAACTCCTTGTCGGGTGGGGAAAGCTTCCTGGTGAGTTTGGCCCTGGCCCTGGGCTTGTCGGAACTGGCGGGCCGCAAAACCCAGATTGACACGCTCTTTATCGACGAAGGCTTCGGCACGCTCGACCCCGACACGCTGGAAGTGGCCCTGTCGGCCCTGGAAACTCTGCAGGGCACGGGCAAAACCATCGGCATTATTTCCCACGTCGAGGCCCTGAAGGAGCGCGTCAGCACCCAAATCAACGTCCGCAAGGGGGCCGGCGGCGTCAGTTCGTTGCGGGTGGTGGGCTTCGGCGTCGAAACCGAATAA
- the sbcD gene encoding exonuclease subunit SbcD, producing the protein MRVLHTADWHLGQRFISGHERTDEHRYFLEWLVEVVREQQVEVLVIAGDVFDTGSPSNQALELYYSFLLNMRGTGCRDIVVVGGNHDSPATLNAPARLLRHLRVHVVGCVPDCFDDQVLVLDDAQGKPGLVVCAVPFLRDRDVRLSVPGESAEEREARIKQGIADHYARVAEVERVWQLKDLGLPVLATGHLYAAGAAPSDSERTIHVGNLGQVTADHFPTIFDYVALGHLHRPQRVGGREHIRYSGSPIPLSFSEIDHPKEILLLDFAEGKLQNLEAMLVPGTRRLARFHGDLAEVITALTTYDNAGFRLPAWVDVEVRSELTQLEVAEQLLKTIEQLDRKHIEVLSRRHFRLVTLRALGEEADEAPLTPSLHDFTEREVFERRLADEPEAGQAELLATFDELLEWMHQEQR; encoded by the coding sequence ATGCGCGTACTACACACCGCCGACTGGCACCTGGGCCAACGCTTCATCAGCGGCCACGAACGCACCGACGAGCACCGCTACTTTCTGGAGTGGCTGGTGGAGGTGGTGCGCGAGCAGCAGGTGGAAGTACTGGTCATTGCCGGCGACGTTTTTGATACCGGCTCACCCTCCAACCAGGCCCTGGAGCTTTACTACTCGTTTTTGCTGAACATGCGCGGCACCGGCTGCCGCGACATTGTGGTGGTGGGCGGCAACCATGACTCCCCGGCCACGCTCAACGCCCCGGCCCGCCTGCTGCGCCACCTGCGCGTGCACGTAGTAGGCTGCGTGCCCGACTGCTTCGACGACCAGGTGCTGGTGCTCGATGATGCCCAGGGCAAGCCCGGCCTGGTGGTGTGCGCCGTGCCCTTCCTGCGCGACCGGGACGTGCGCCTGTCGGTGCCGGGCGAGTCGGCGGAGGAGCGCGAGGCCCGTATTAAGCAGGGCATTGCCGACCACTACGCCCGCGTGGCCGAAGTGGAGCGGGTGTGGCAGCTCAAGGATCTGGGGCTGCCAGTGCTGGCCACCGGCCACCTCTACGCCGCCGGGGCCGCCCCTTCCGACTCCGAGCGGACCATTCACGTGGGCAATCTGGGCCAGGTCACAGCCGACCATTTCCCGACCATCTTCGACTACGTAGCCCTGGGCCACTTGCACCGGCCCCAGCGCGTGGGCGGCCGGGAGCATATCCGCTACAGCGGCTCCCCGATTCCGCTGTCCTTCTCGGAAATTGACCATCCCAAGGAAATTCTGCTGCTCGATTTTGCCGAGGGCAAGCTGCAAAACCTGGAGGCCATGCTGGTGCCGGGCACGCGGCGGCTGGCCCGCTTCCACGGCGACCTGGCCGAAGTAATTACCGCCCTGACCACCTACGACAACGCCGGCTTCCGGCTGCCAGCCTGGGTGGATGTGGAAGTACGCTCGGAGCTAACTCAGCTGGAAGTGGCCGAGCAGCTGCTCAAAACCATCGAGCAGCTCGACCGCAAGCACATTGAGGTCTTGTCGCGCCGCCACTTCCGGCTGGTCACGCTGCGGGCCCTGGGCGAGGAGGCCGACGAAGCCCCGCTCACCCCCAGCCTGCACGACTTTACCGAGCGGGAAGTGTTTGAGCGCCGCCTCGCCGACGAGCCCGAAGCCGGCCAAGCCGAACTATTGGCCACCTTCGACGAGTTGCTGGAGTGGATGCACCAGGAGCAGCGCTAA
- a CDS encoding MBL fold metallo-hydrolase, giving the protein MSPLPSSTASVQIQQFYDKGLAHASYAIRCGRQVAIIDPARDPQQYYDFADEHEAAIVAVIETHPHADFVSSHLEIAQETDAVIYCSKLVKASYPHRPFDDGDRITLGSVELHAINTPGHSPDSISILLIDDMAQTRAVFTGDTLFVGDVGRPDLRENELVGGHKREELAAQMYHSTRNKLMTLPASTRVYPAHGPGSLCGKTTSTDLDSTIGKELKTNYALQPMSEQEFVKVLLEDQPFVPKYFGHDVQLNKQGALPFEDSIRAVPRLQPNAALENGVVIIDTRPQAEFKQGHVPGAINLQDGGKFETWLGSVVGPNEPFYLIADSQIALDTAIRKAAKIGYEANIKGALLTPSVLPATSPVADVTHVREHPEDFTIVDIRNYTEAKQPVFADALVIPLPELRERAHEVPTTKPILVHCAGGYRSAAGSSILEAALPGAEIYDLSDAITDFQKQAVH; this is encoded by the coding sequence ATGAGTCCGCTTCCCAGTAGTACCGCGTCGGTACAGATTCAGCAATTCTACGATAAGGGTCTGGCCCACGCCAGCTACGCCATCCGCTGCGGCCGCCAGGTCGCCATCATCGATCCAGCCCGGGACCCGCAGCAGTATTACGATTTCGCCGATGAGCACGAGGCCGCCATTGTGGCCGTTATTGAGACTCACCCGCACGCTGATTTTGTGTCGTCGCACCTGGAAATAGCACAGGAAACCGACGCTGTTATTTACTGCAGCAAGCTGGTAAAGGCCAGCTACCCCCACCGCCCCTTCGACGACGGCGACCGGATAACGTTGGGCAGCGTGGAGCTGCACGCCATCAACACCCCGGGCCACTCCCCCGACAGCATCTCGATTTTGCTTATTGACGATATGGCCCAGACCCGGGCCGTATTTACCGGCGACACGCTCTTCGTGGGCGACGTGGGCCGGCCTGATCTGCGGGAAAACGAGCTGGTGGGTGGCCACAAGCGCGAGGAGCTGGCCGCCCAGATGTACCACAGTACCCGCAACAAGCTCATGACCCTGCCCGCCTCCACGCGGGTGTACCCAGCCCACGGTCCGGGCAGCCTCTGCGGCAAAACCACCAGCACCGATCTGGACAGCACCATCGGTAAGGAGCTTAAAACCAACTACGCCCTGCAGCCCATGAGCGAGCAGGAGTTTGTAAAAGTGCTGCTCGAAGATCAACCCTTCGTGCCCAAGTACTTTGGCCACGACGTGCAGCTCAACAAGCAGGGCGCCCTGCCCTTCGAAGACAGCATTCGGGCCGTGCCCCGCCTGCAGCCCAATGCGGCCCTGGAAAACGGGGTGGTTATTATCGACACCCGCCCCCAGGCCGAGTTTAAGCAGGGCCACGTACCAGGGGCCATCAACCTGCAGGACGGCGGCAAGTTTGAAACCTGGCTGGGCTCGGTAGTGGGTCCCAACGAGCCGTTCTACCTCATTGCCGACTCGCAGATTGCCCTGGACACCGCGATTCGCAAGGCCGCCAAAATCGGCTACGAGGCCAACATCAAAGGCGCGCTGCTCACGCCCTCGGTGCTGCCTGCTACCAGCCCGGTGGCCGATGTGACGCACGTGCGGGAGCATCCCGAAGACTTTACCATCGTTGATATCCGCAACTACACCGAGGCCAAACAACCCGTTTTTGCCGACGCCCTGGTGATTCCGCTGCCCGAGCTGCGGGAGCGGGCCCACGAAGTGCCCACCACCAAGCCCATCTTGGTGCACTGCGCCGGCGGCTACCGCTCGGCCGCGGGCAGCAGCATCCTCGAAGCCGCCTTGCCCGGCGCCGAAATTTATGACCTGAGCGACGCTATTACGGACTTCCAGAAGCAGGCGGTCCACTAG
- a CDS encoding T9SS type A sorting domain-containing protein has translation MRFKRLLILLLSGTCWLSARAQSPWEAVPSAPNYFTDIPAGNVTDFKSPQPNVVWGMFTKAPVRGFYSSTVMRTTDNGQTWEQQQVAGGTFTTPASGTFAGNLFALNDQRAWLITRDAVSGTRTLLRTTAGPANFSVVAAALPAAFDRVYFFTPTTGVAFVATAPGSSWQIYRTTDGGSTWTMVANTPQAVLGGSAGSNEALLSTYTLLGNSLWLSTSGNSILRTTDAGLTWSSTPSGISLTGLSFRDGLHGLAFGNVAGSGYDPVPGTERLLRTSDGGTSWTPVVTQGPVRSRVLTAIPGSAGVYVSWGSYSIDSNYRLVGANLSISRDEGSTWQSIIADENLRYSQLAASEDGKLWLATEFDYSPGRSTYNQYMIMRYKGPAVLKSVSAQKVLALSLYPNPTTGVVQLAAPAVGGEQLTVYDLAGRVQQTQQLQKGQQQLDLSDRAAGVYQILLTTRQGQRYTEKLLVTAQ, from the coding sequence ATGAGATTCAAACGACTACTTATTCTGCTGCTTAGCGGCACCTGCTGGCTTAGCGCCCGGGCCCAATCCCCGTGGGAGGCAGTGCCCAGCGCCCCCAATTACTTTACCGACATTCCCGCCGGTAATGTGACTGACTTCAAGTCGCCGCAGCCCAACGTGGTCTGGGGCATGTTTACCAAGGCGCCCGTACGCGGTTTCTATAGCTCCACAGTTATGCGTACTACGGATAATGGACAGACCTGGGAGCAGCAGCAAGTAGCGGGGGGGACATTCACAACTCCAGCCAGCGGTACTTTCGCCGGTAACCTGTTTGCCTTGAATGACCAGCGGGCGTGGTTGATTACCCGAGACGCCGTTTCGGGCACTCGTACGCTGCTCCGCACGACGGCCGGACCCGCTAATTTCAGCGTGGTGGCGGCCGCCTTGCCCGCGGCTTTCGACCGGGTCTACTTCTTCACGCCCACGACCGGCGTGGCCTTCGTGGCCACCGCACCCGGTAGCAGCTGGCAAATCTACCGCACCACCGACGGCGGTAGTACCTGGACGATGGTGGCGAATACGCCCCAGGCCGTATTGGGTGGCTCTGCCGGCAGCAATGAGGCCCTTCTAAGCACCTATACCCTGTTGGGCAATTCCTTGTGGCTAAGTACTTCGGGGAATTCAATCCTGCGGACCACTGATGCGGGCCTGACCTGGTCGAGCACGCCCAGCGGCATTAGCCTGACTGGACTGAGCTTTCGGGATGGACTCCACGGCCTGGCATTCGGTAATGTTGCCGGCAGCGGCTACGACCCCGTCCCTGGGACCGAGCGACTGTTGCGGACCAGCGACGGGGGCACTTCCTGGACGCCGGTGGTAACCCAGGGCCCGGTACGCAGCAGGGTCCTAACCGCCATTCCGGGCTCCGCGGGCGTGTATGTCAGCTGGGGCTCTTATTCCATTGATAGTAATTATCGTCTGGTAGGAGCTAATCTGTCTATTTCCCGGGACGAAGGTTCAACCTGGCAATCAATTATTGCCGACGAGAATCTTCGCTATTCGCAGCTAGCGGCCAGCGAGGATGGGAAACTGTGGTTGGCTACTGAGTTTGATTATTCACCCGGCCGCAGTACCTATAACCAGTACATGATTATGCGCTACAAGGGCCCCGCGGTGTTGAAGTCCGTTTCCGCACAGAAAGTGCTAGCCCTGAGCCTGTACCCTAATCCGACCACGGGCGTGGTGCAGCTGGCTGCCCCGGCCGTGGGTGGTGAGCAGCTCACCGTGTACGACCTGGCCGGGCGGGTGCAGCAGACGCAGCAGTTGCAAAAAGGGCAGCAGCAGCTTGACTTATCGGACCGGGCGGCTGGTGTCTACCAGATTCTGCTGACGACGCGGCAAGGCCAGCGCTACACCGAAAAACTGTTGGTGACGGCTCAGTAA
- a CDS encoding amino acid permease produces MANIFAKKPLAILLGEANSSSEGGLKRTLGAANLVALGVGAIIGAGLFVRTAAAAAQAAGPGVTLAFIVAAIGCAFAGLCYAEFAAMIPIAGSAYTYAYTTMGEFVAWVIGWALIMEYALGAATVSIAWSEYLNKLLQVFNVQIPFNLCHSPFEGGVINLPALLIVVALSLLLIKGTQESATFNAVIVVVKVAIVLIFIAVGWQFVDPANHTPYLIPENAEPVKNAAGEVVREYSAWNKHGWGGILGGAAIVFFAFIGFDAVSTAAQEAKNPKRDMPIGILGSLAVCTVLYILFGHVLTGVANWREFADPAKGGEASVAYAIKEHMPGFEWLSTAVTIAILAGFSSVILVMLMGQSRVFFSMANDGLMPKAFAELHPKFHTPYKSNLVLLVFVGAFAAFVPGSLAGDLTSFGTLLAFVLVSIGVWLMRKSDPAQPRPFRSPLSSPSFPLVPILGAAICLLMIAALDANTLKLAIVWMLIGFVVYFLYGKKNSKLQQGIVVVPTELEEQAFIEPDVHNR; encoded by the coding sequence ATGGCAAATATTTTCGCCAAAAAACCATTGGCCATCCTGCTCGGGGAAGCCAACTCCTCCAGTGAAGGGGGGCTAAAACGCACCCTGGGGGCGGCCAATCTGGTGGCCCTGGGCGTGGGGGCCATCATCGGCGCCGGCCTGTTTGTGCGCACGGCCGCCGCGGCGGCCCAAGCCGCCGGGCCGGGCGTGACGCTAGCCTTCATCGTGGCCGCCATCGGCTGCGCGTTTGCCGGGCTGTGCTACGCCGAGTTTGCGGCCATGATTCCCATTGCCGGCTCGGCCTACACCTACGCCTACACCACCATGGGCGAATTCGTGGCCTGGGTTATTGGCTGGGCCCTGATTATGGAATACGCCCTGGGCGCAGCCACCGTGTCCATTGCCTGGAGCGAATACCTGAATAAGCTCTTGCAGGTCTTTAACGTGCAGATACCGTTCAATCTGTGTCACTCGCCCTTTGAAGGCGGCGTCATCAACCTGCCGGCCCTGCTGATTGTGGTGGCCCTGAGCTTGTTGCTGATTAAAGGTACCCAGGAATCGGCTACTTTCAACGCCGTTATTGTGGTGGTGAAAGTGGCTATTGTGTTGATTTTCATTGCTGTAGGCTGGCAGTTCGTTGATCCGGCCAACCACACGCCCTACCTGATTCCGGAAAACGCCGAGCCCGTGAAAAACGCGGCCGGGGAAGTAGTGCGCGAGTACTCGGCCTGGAACAAGCACGGCTGGGGCGGTATCCTGGGCGGAGCAGCCATTGTGTTCTTCGCCTTCATTGGCTTCGATGCGGTGAGCACCGCGGCCCAGGAAGCCAAAAACCCCAAGCGCGACATGCCCATCGGTATTCTGGGTTCGTTGGCGGTCTGCACGGTGCTCTACATCCTGTTTGGCCACGTGCTGACGGGCGTTGCCAACTGGCGCGAGTTTGCCGACCCGGCTAAGGGCGGTGAAGCTTCGGTAGCTTATGCTATTAAGGAACACATGCCCGGCTTCGAGTGGCTGAGCACGGCCGTAACCATTGCTATTCTGGCCGGTTTCTCGTCCGTAATCCTGGTCATGCTCATGGGCCAGAGCCGGGTGTTTTTCTCTATGGCCAACGACGGGCTGATGCCGAAAGCTTTTGCCGAGCTGCACCCCAAGTTTCACACGCCTTATAAGTCGAACCTGGTCCTGCTGGTATTCGTGGGGGCCTTTGCCGCCTTCGTACCCGGCTCCCTGGCCGGTGACTTGACCTCCTTCGGTACCCTGCTGGCCTTTGTGCTCGTGTCAATTGGGGTGTGGCTGATGCGTAAGTCGGACCCGGCCCAGCCCCGGCCGTTCCGCTCGCCTTTGTCGTCGCCGAGCTTCCCGTTGGTGCCCATTCTGGGCGCGGCCATTTGCCTGCTGATGATTGCCGCCCTGGACGCCAACACACTGAAGCTGGCCATTGTCTGGATGCTGATTGGCTTCGTGGTGTACTTTCTCTACGGCAAGAAAAACTCCAAGCTGCAGCAGGGCATCGTGGTGGTGCCTACCGAGCTGGAGGAGCAAGCCTTCATCGAGCCCGACGTGCACAACCGCTAA